Proteins encoded in a region of the Rutidosis leptorrhynchoides isolate AG116_Rl617_1_P2 chromosome 9, CSIRO_AGI_Rlap_v1, whole genome shotgun sequence genome:
- the LOC139867996 gene encoding uncharacterized protein — MHSLPLSDYSSALYSLNTLLNSFKKKTFPTISHPKISHSFHHPNSNLKMLQDPIGIPIPSCFSSATNDHDHSTSVTKSGQTLFMSVYMTKISGYSRCITITWFKHMLIHGLSVSIDGLGSHDTDYTCKVELKPWCFWNKQGSKRFSIKDKVFDVFWDLKSVKFNGETEPRSEYYVAVVCDQEVVLLLGDLKKNAYRKTGCRPALIDPVLVSRKEHVFGKKKFCTRLKFHEKGRFHDISIECKSRGTGNENYPEMEIRIDGDLMIHVKNLQWKFRGNECIHLSKVRIEVFWDVHDWLFSPGLRHALFIFKLNFPANSPAISAPSSPLSSISSGSVSGDGFDPSGLHEFCLFLYAWKVE; from the coding sequence ATGCACTCACTTCCATTATCTGACTACTCATCTGCCCTTTACAGTTTGAACACTCTCTTGAACTCATTCAAAAAGAAAACATTTCCTACCATAAGTCACCCAAAAATATCTCACAGTTTTCATCACCCAAATTCAAATTTGAAAATGCTACAAGACCCAATTGGGATCCCAATCCCATCTTGTTTTTCATCTGCCACAAATGATCATGATCACTCTACTAGTGTCACTAAATCAGGCCAAACCCTTTTCATGTCAGTTTACATGACCAAAATATCAGGTTACTCTCGTTGCATAACTATAACATGGTTCAAACACATGCTAATTCACGGTCTATCCGTTTCTATCGATGGACTCGGGTCACATGATACTGATTACACTTGTAAAGTTGAGCTAAAACCATGGTGTTTTTGGAATAAACAAGGCTCTAAAAGATTTAGTATTAAAGATAAAGTTTTCGACGTTTTTTGGGACCTAAAAAGCGTGAAATTTAACGGTGAGACCGAACCGAGATCCGAGTATTATGTCGCGGTTGTATGTGATCAAGAAGTTGTGCTTTTGTTAGGTGATTTGAAGAAAAATGCTTATAGAAAAACAGGATGTAGACCTGCTTTGATTGATCCTGTTTTAGTGTCAAGAAAAGAACATGTTTTTGGTAAGAAAAAGTTTTGTACAAGATTAAAGTTTCATGAAAAGGGAAGATTTCATGATATTTCGATCGAATGTAAAAGTCGAGGGACTGGAAATGAAAATTATCCGGAAATGGAGATAAGAATAGATGGAGATTTAATGATTCATGTGAAGAATCTTCAATGGAAGTTTAGAGGTAATGAATGTATTCATTTGAGTAAAGTGAGAATTGAAGTATTTTGGGATGTTCATGATTGGCTTTTTAGTCCTGGTTTAAGACATGCATTGTTTATTTTTAAACTTAATTTTCCGGCGAATTCTCCGGCCATTTCGGCACCGTCGTCACCGTTGTCGTCTATTAGTTCGGGTTCGGTTTCGGGTGATGGGTTTGATCCAAGTGGGTTACATGAGTTTTGCCTGTTTTTATATGCTTGGAAAGTTGAGTGA